The following proteins come from a genomic window of Deltaproteobacteria bacterium CG2_30_66_27:
- a CDS encoding 23S rRNA (adenine(2503)-C(2))-methyltransferase, whose protein sequence is MTRTDLKGMTLPELEEFLSRWGKERYRARQLFRWIYQKHVDDFAAMTDLSKELRGILAVSCRVSGFPAERVEVSADGTEKYLFRLDDGEAVESVLIPDEGRRTLCISSQAGCSLLCDFCATGAAGFRRNMTSAEIVQQACFTSKRLAERGERLSNVVFMGMGEPLLNVPEVSRTIVILLSQFAFGLSGKRVTVSTAGIVPEMLPLAREHPVSFAVSINATREDLRSSLMPVNRKYPLGEVVAAMRRIPLQTGRKVTAEYVLLAGVNDSPEDARALSLLFRGARIKVNLIPFNPHEASPYRAPEAGVVDRFRNILIAGGVQTITRERRGADIRAACGQLRTEAGGSGGVAAGGGAQ, encoded by the coding sequence ATGACGCGGACGGATTTGAAGGGGATGACGCTCCCCGAACTGGAGGAGTTTCTCTCCCGGTGGGGGAAGGAGCGGTACCGCGCCCGGCAGCTCTTCCGCTGGATCTATCAGAAGCACGTCGACGACTTCGCGGCGATGACGGACCTGTCGAAGGAGCTCCGGGGGATTCTCGCGGTGTCGTGCCGCGTTTCGGGGTTCCCGGCGGAACGCGTCGAGGTTTCCGCCGACGGGACGGAGAAGTACCTCTTCCGCCTCGACGACGGGGAGGCGGTCGAAAGCGTCCTGATCCCGGACGAGGGACGGCGGACCCTGTGCATCTCCTCCCAGGCGGGGTGTTCGCTCCTGTGCGACTTCTGCGCCACCGGCGCGGCCGGCTTCCGAAGGAACATGACCTCCGCCGAGATCGTCCAGCAGGCCTGTTTCACCTCGAAGCGTCTTGCGGAGCGCGGGGAGCGCCTGTCGAACGTCGTCTTCATGGGGATGGGGGAGCCGCTGCTGAACGTCCCGGAAGTTTCGCGGACGATCGTGATCCTCCTGTCGCAGTTCGCGTTCGGGTTATCCGGCAAGCGGGTCACCGTCTCCACGGCCGGGATCGTTCCGGAGATGCTCCCGCTCGCGCGGGAGCACCCCGTCAGCTTCGCCGTCTCGATCAACGCCACCCGGGAGGATCTTCGCTCGAGTCTGATGCCGGTCAACCGGAAATACCCGCTGGGAGAGGTCGTCGCGGCGATGCGCCGAATCCCGCTGCAGACCGGGCGGAAGGTGACGGCGGAATACGTCCTGCTGGCGGGCGTGAACGATTCTCCCGAGGACGCCCGTGCGCTCTCCCTGCTCTTCCGCGGCGCGAGGATCAAGGTCAACCTCATCCCCTTCAACCCGCACGAAGCGTCGCCGTACCGGGCGCCGGAAGCGGGGGTCGTGGACCGGTTTCGGAACATCCTCATCGCGGGAGGGGTGCAGACGATCACCCGGGAGCGGCGGGGTGCCGACATCCGCGCCGCCTGCGGCCAGCTGCGCACCGAGGCGGGAGGGTCCGGCGGAGTCGCCGCAGGAGGGGGGGCGCAGTGA